The DNA region CCCGGACAGCACGAAGTGAACATAGGCAGTTTGCCGCCGTTCTGTATTCTCTCGATAAGCTCGTTTGCTTCTTCAACTATTGTAAGGTCGGCTGTAACATCCATGTTGAACACATGGTCAGGGCCGAGTCTTCTGATGGCAGCAGCCATTCTTCCTTCGACGTTGGTACCTACTGGCTCGCCGAATTCCTCACCGAGAGTTGCTCTTACGGAAGGAGCTGTAAAGAAGATGACCTTCTTTGAAGGATCGGCGATCGCATCCCAGACCTTCTGTTCACTGCTCTTTTCAGTGAGAGCGCCTACAGGACATGCAACGATACACTGACCGCAGCCGACACATGAAGTTTCAGCAAGAGGTACGTCAAACGGTGAACCGATGTGAACGTTGAATCCACGTCTTATGCTTCCGATAACGGAAACACCCTGAACATTTCTGCAGGCTGCAACGCATCTCATACACTGGATGCACTTGTTGTTATCTCTTACAAGATACGGTGTGGAGTCATCAACAGGCTTGTCCATGGTCTCAGGCATAAATCTGTCCTCATCAGCGCCGTAGGCAACGCTGAGCTTCTGAAGCTCGCAGTTATTGGCTCTTACGCATGACAGACATTTTTTCTTATGATTTGAAAGCAGAAGTTCAAGAGTTGTCTTTCTTGACTTTCTTACCTTAGGAGTATTAGTGAACACTTCCATGCCCTCTGAAGCAGGATGTGTACATGCCGCAACAAGTCCGCGTGCGCCTGTTATTTCAACAACACAGATACGGCAGGCACCGATACAGTTGATATCCTTCAGATAGCAGAGTGTAGGTATATCCACACCAGCTGCCTTTGCGGCTTCAAGAACAGTAGAGCCGGCAGGTACTTCGACCGGAATACCATTTATTTTAAGATGAATCATTTCCATAGTATAAATATCCTCCTGTGCCTTACTTTCTGACAATTGCGCCGAACTTGCAGTTACCTATGCATACGCCGCACTTGATACACTTGTCTGTATCGATGACGTGCGCTTCCTTAACTGTGCCTGTAATAGCGGAAACAGGACACTTTCTTGCGCAGAGCGTACAGCCTTTGCACTTGTCAGCGATGATCTCGTAGTGAAGCAGGCTCTTGCATACGCCTGAAGGACATTTCTTTTCGTTTATGTGGGCAAGATATTCGTCGCCGAAATACTGTAAAGTTGAAAGTACAGGGTTCGGAGCTGACTGACCGAGAGCACAGAGTGAAGATGACTTCATGTGTGTTGCAAGGTCACGGATCTTTTTGAGATCTTCAGGCTCACCCTTTCCTTCAGTGATCTTTTCAAGAAGCTGGAGGAGCTTTCTTGTACCTACACGGCACGGAGTACATTTACCACAGCTCTCATCTGCAGTAAAGTTGAGGTAGAACTTTGAAACGTCAACCATACAGTTGTCTTCGTCCATTACGATAAGTCCGCCTGAACCCATCATTGAACCGAGAGCTGAAAGGCTTTCGTAGTCGATCGGCGTGTCGATGTGCTCTGCCGGGATACATCCGCCTGAAGGGCCGCCTGTCTGAGCTGCCTTGAATGCCTTGCCGTCAGGAATACCACCGCCGATCTCTTCGATGATCTCGCGGAGAGTTGTACCCATCGGAACTTCAACGAGTCCGACGTTTGTGATCTTGCCGCCGAGGGCAAATACCTTGGTACCCTTTGACTTTTCAGTACCGATGGCAGAATACCATTCAGCACCGTTTCTTATTATCTGAGCAATGTTTGCGTAGGTTTCAACGTTGTTGAGCAGTGTAGGCTTTCCGAAAAGGCCCTTTACTGCCGGGAACGGAGGTCTTGGACGCGGTTCACCGCGGTGACCCTCGATGGATGTGAGAAGAGCTGTTTCCTCGCCGCATACGAACGCACCGGCACCGAGTCTTATCTCGATGTCGAAATCGTGGCCGGATCCGAGAATGTTCTTACCGAGAAGTCCGTATTTTCTTGCCTGATCAAGGGCGATGCGGAGTCTGTGTACGGCAACCGGATATTCTGCTCTTACGTAAACATAACCCTGATGTGAGCCGACAGCGTAGGAAGCTATGATCATGGCTTCAATCACGGCATGCGGGTCGCCTTCGAGGATAGAACGGTCCATGAATGCACCCGGGTCGCCTTCGTCGGCGTTGCAGGCAACGTACTTTACTTCACCCGGAGCATCCTTGGTAAACATCCACTTGCGTCCTGTCGGGAATCCGGCACCGCCTCGTCCTCTGAGGCCGGAGTCGAGAACTACCTGACAGACTTCATCAGGTGTCATCGATGTGAGCACCTTGTAAAGTGCCTGGTAACCGTCAGTTGCGATATATTCTTCAATATCTTCAGGATCGATGACGCCGCAGTTTCTTAATGCGATTCTCATCTGCTTTTTGTAGAAATTAGTTTCGCTTAATGAAATGATGGATCCGTCATCGTGAACTGTTTCCTGATAGAGAAGATCCGTGCATATCTTTCCTTCGATAAGGTGTTCGTCAACGATCCTCTTTATTCCTTCAGGTGTTGCCTGTGCATAGAAAGTTCCCTCAGGATAAACGATAACGATCGGTCCGAGTGAACAGAGACCGAAACATCCTGTTCTGACAACGAGTATCTCGTCAGCTATTCCCTTTGCAGCGAGCTCGGCATTCAGAGCTTCGAGAACCTCCATGCTGTGTGATGACTGACATCCTGTACCGCCGCACACAAGCACCTGCTTGCGGTATCCCGTTACCTTTGAAAGCTTTTCACCTTCCTCGGCGATGATAGTTCTGACTTTAACGATATCCGCTTTTGCGGCTTTGATTTTATTAAGTTCTTCAATAGTCATACTGCCATATCTCCTATTCTGTATAACTGTCTATGATACCAGCGACCTGTTCCGGTTTGAGTTTGCCGTAAACGTCGTCATCAACGAGCATAACAGGAGCAAGTCCGCATGCGCCTACACAGCGGCATGAATCGATGGAGAACATACCGTCAGGTGTGCATTCACCGCTCTTAATGCCAAGCTTTGCTTCAACAGCCTCAAGTATCTTGTCAGATCCCTTGACATAGCACGCTGTACCGAGACAGACGCTTATTCTGTGCTTACCCTTAGGAGTAAGAGAGAACTGCGAATAGAATGTGGCTACTCCGAACACCTCGGACAGTGATACGTTCATTCCGTCAGCGATCATCCTCTGTACCTCAACAGGAAGATATCCGTAGATCCCCTGCGCTTCCTGCAGTGCCGGCATCAGTCCTCCGGGCTGGTCATGGTATCTGGCGATGACCTCCTTAAGCTGCGCCTCCTGCTCAGGAGTTCCCTGAAAAGGAATAACGTTTTTTTCAGTCATATTATAAACCTCCTACAAAGAAATCATATAACATATTATGAACAATTGTTTTCCTGAATTGCATTATTGTTCTAACATTTGTAAAGTACTATATACCAACATAAAGCAAATACGTAATCTCTTTAATTATACGCTATTTTTCATTTTTCTTCAAGGCTTTTCCTGCAATCTGATTTAAAACTTCTTGCGGTATTTTTATGAAAATCTGATAAAAAAACAGCCGTTGTCCTTGCTATTCGGTTTAATATTTAGTATACTATAGTAAACACGAGAAGAAAGGAGTCCGATAGTATGGAATTTGATCTTTCAGTTCTGAACAAGGAAAATCCGTACAATATTAATATAGAGAAGTTCATTGAACAGTTTTACGGATTTATACAGATCAATCATCTTTATGATTCGGCAATACACATGATTGAAACAAAGCTTGAGATAATAGACAGTGAGTTTCAGTCAAATTTTTCAAGAAACCCGATACACAACATCTCGAGCAGACTCAAGTCGCCGGAAAGCATTGCGAACAAGCTTATAAAAAAAGGTATTCCCATCACTGCGGAATCAATACTGAGCAATCTGCACGACATTGCGGGGGTAAGAGTTATCTGCCACTACATCGAGGATATTTACCAGATAGCGCACTATCTTTCGATGCATGACGACATAAGAATAATCAAGCAGAAGGACTACATTCAGAATCCGAAGCCGAGCGGATACCGCAGTCTTCATCTTATAGTGACGGTTCCGGTTTATCTTTCAACCGGCAAAAAGGTGGTGCCTGTTGAAATACAGATAAGGACCATCGCTATGGACTTCTGGGCAAGTCTTGAACACCAGCTGAGATACAAGACCAAAAACAATGTACCGGCAGATCTTTCAAAAGAACTGAGATCACTTGCTGACACCATAAACAGCACTGACATGCGCATGGAAGACATTTATCACAAAATAAATGATCTTGATGACGAGGAATAAAATCCGGAAACAGCGATTTCCGGATATGCAGACCCGATCCAAAACGGGTCTGTTTTTTATCGCCAGTTCATTATAAAAAATATATTTGATTTTTCTGTTGAATTTGTATTAAATTACTGATATAATAAGAGTGTATGGGGCAGATTTTTTTACATCTGCTTTGGTTGGTTCTTAGAAAACACGACAGGTGTTTTCCGTGTTAATTATTGAAAGGAGAATTTCAAGTGAATTCATTATCAAAAAGAATCGTTTCATCTGTAACAGCTCTTGTTCTTGCTGCTTCAGGTGCGACAGTTTTCGGCGGTACAAAGGCTGAAAACACAGTAACTGCCGCAGGCAGCTACAACTACGCAGAAGCTCTTCAGAAGTCAATGTTCTTCTACGAAGTACAGCAGGCCGGCGTTCTTCCTGAATGGAATGAAGTTTCATGGCGCGGCGACAGCATGGTGAACGACGTTGTTCCGGGCGGCTGGTTCGATGCCGGTGACCACCTTAAGTTCGTTCTCACAAACGCATACTCAGCTACTCTTCTCGGATGGGGCCTTGTTGAATACGGTGACGCAGTTAAGAAGGCAGGCCTTGATGAACTCTACAAAAACAACCTCAAGTGGGGCCTTGACTACATAGTTGAATCAGACAAGGGCGACAGCATCGTATACATGATCGGTGAAGGCTCATTCGACCACGTATGGTGGGGCAGTCCTGAAGTTTACATGAACAAGTACATCCTCAAGGGCGGCAAGGATCCTCGTCCTGCTTACACATGCCAGGACAGCTGTATCGAAGCTCAGATGGCATGTGCTCTTGCAGCCGGCTACATGGTATTCGGAGACGAAAACTATCTTAAGCACGCAAAGGATCTCTTCAAGAGAGCCGACGCTGAAAAGTCGATCGGCGATGACAAGGAAGAACATCCGTACTACAAGCCGTCATCTTTCTACGATGACCTCTTCTTCGCTGCAAACTGGCTCTACAAGGCTACAGGCGAAAAGGATTATCTCGACAAGGCTACTTCATATGTCCCTAACCTTGACAAGGAACAGCAGTCAGAAGAAATGAAGTTCACATGGGGCCACTGCTGGGATGACACAACTCAGGGCGGTATGCTCCTCTACGCTCAGAACACAGGCGAAGATGAATGGAAGACTCAGGTAAAGAAACACCTCGAATACTGGACAACAGGTTACGGCGGAAAGCAGATCAGCCACACACCTGACGGCCTTGCATGGCTCTTCCAGTGGGGTTCACTCAGACACGCAACAACAACAGCATTCCTTGCATCACTCGCAAGCGACACTATTTTCAAGGATGATGCTGACTTAAGCAAGAAATACAACGAATTCGCTAAGTCAACAATGGACTACTGCTTCGGCGATAATGCAAACAAGATGTCCTACGTTCTCGGTATGGGCGAAAACAACCCGAAGGCACCGCACCACAGAGCAGCCAGCGGTATCCATGATGACCACTGGAACGAACTCGGTACAACACCTAAGGCTGCTGAAGCTAACGGTGAAACATGGCAGACAGAATATGCCCACACTCTCTACGGTGCTCTCGTAGGCGGTCCTGGCAGCGACGGTTCTTACAAAGACCAGGTAAATTCATACGAGAACAGTGAGGTTGCCATCGACTACAACGCAGGATTTACTGCTGAACTCTGTGCACTTATCGAAGACTACGGCGGAACAAAGCTTGCTGACTTCCCTGAAAAGGAAACTCCGAAGTGGGCTGAATGGGAAGTTGCTGCAGTAGTAAACGGCACACCTGGCACAAGCTACACAGAACTCAAGACATGGACAATGAACCACACTGCATGGCCGGCAAGAGTAGCCAAGGACGTTGCATTCCGTTACTACTTCGACATAAGTGAAGTACTTGAAGGTGGCCTTTCAGTAGACGATATCAAGGTAGAAACAAAGTCACAGCAGTATTCACAGGGCGAACCTGGTTATGCTATAGCAAACGGTCCTGTTCAGTACAAGGACAACATCTACTACGCTGAGATCAAATTTGAAGACGGAAGTGCTATCATGCCGACAGGCCAGAGCGAACACAGAGACGAAGTTCAGTTCAGAGTTTCCATCCCTGATGCAGTTGACGGCAAGTCCACAGCAGGCTGCTGGGATACTTCAAACGACTGGTCATATGAAGGCGTTGAAAAGGCAACAAGCCTTAAGAGCAATGATTCACTCAACGAACACATCTGCGCTTATGTAGACGGCGTTCTTGTATGGGGCGAAGAACCGGACGGCACAAAGCCTTCTGCTGACCCGACAGTAATGCCAACAAACAAGCCGGCTCCTACAAAGACACCTGATCCTACTAAAACTCCGGATCCTACTAAAACTCCGGATCCTACAAAAACTCCGGATCCTACAAAGACACCAGACCCTACAAAGACTCCTGACCAGACCAAGACTCCGGATCCTACAAAAACTCCGGATCCGACAAAGACTCCTGATCAGACACCTACATCAACACCGGGCGGCAATGAACCAACAGAGAGTGCTGTTCTCGGAGACGTTGACTGCGACGGCAAGATCGATATAACAGACCTTTCAACACTTGCTCTCGCACTTGTTGATCACAAGGAACTTAAAGGTCAGTCAAAGATCAACGCTGACGTTGACAAGGACGGCAAGGTTGCTCTTACAGACCTCGCTACTATCAGACAGTTCGTTTCAAAGAAAATCGATAAGTTCTGATAACGAAGCAAATATCCGGAAACTGTTTTTGAACAGATAACAGGACGAGGTTCCGGAAGTCCGGCAGAGCCGGATTTCCGGTTTAACCGGATTATCCTGTGGTCACATAATGAATAAAAAAACTGCGGACCTCCTGGTTCGCAGTTTTTTTATGTATTCTATTCATACCTGTCACTTAACAGATCAACAGTATTTCTGCTCAAAGACTGTATTGTAAGCAGATACTTTGGTTCAGCAGCAGCAAACGCCCTGGTAACCCGCAGACTCATCCATTTGTAAATGTTATTTACCGACAGCAGCCTGAACGGCTCTTCAATAAACGTGGACCCTTCTGCATCCATTCGTTCGCAGAATTTCTCGCTGATGAAAAAGTCCCTGAATCTCGCCTGGTCATTTTTATGGATATAGTTTTCCATGAAATACTTAAGTCCGAAATTTATGCTTTCACTGTTGAAAAGGTTCTTAAAACCGGAACTTGAATAGATTTTGTGGATCCTGTCTTCATCAGGGTACATCATCATTACGATTTCATAAGTCGAATAAACTACCTGGCTGAATTCCTGCATGTCATCAGAACGGTTATCTGAAATATGCGGATCGTAAAGATTGATCATCGC from Ruminococcus sp. HUN007 includes:
- a CDS encoding NADH-quinone oxidoreductase subunit NuoF, whose translation is MTIEELNKIKAAKADIVKVRTIIAEEGEKLSKVTGYRKQVLVCGGTGCQSSHSMEVLEALNAELAAKGIADEILVVRTGCFGLCSLGPIVIVYPEGTFYAQATPEGIKRIVDEHLIEGKICTDLLYQETVHDDGSIISLSETNFYKKQMRIALRNCGVIDPEDIEEYIATDGYQALYKVLTSMTPDEVCQVVLDSGLRGRGGAGFPTGRKWMFTKDAPGEVKYVACNADEGDPGAFMDRSILEGDPHAVIEAMIIASYAVGSHQGYVYVRAEYPVAVHRLRIALDQARKYGLLGKNILGSGHDFDIEIRLGAGAFVCGEETALLTSIEGHRGEPRPRPPFPAVKGLFGKPTLLNNVETYANIAQIIRNGAEWYSAIGTEKSKGTKVFALGGKITNVGLVEVPMGTTLREIIEEIGGGIPDGKAFKAAQTGGPSGGCIPAEHIDTPIDYESLSALGSMMGSGGLIVMDEDNCMVDVSKFYLNFTADESCGKCTPCRVGTRKLLQLLEKITEGKGEPEDLKKIRDLATHMKSSSLCALGQSAPNPVLSTLQYFGDEYLAHINEKKCPSGVCKSLLHYEIIADKCKGCTLCARKCPVSAITGTVKEAHVIDTDKCIKCGVCIGNCKFGAIVRK
- a CDS encoding glycoside hydrolase family 9 protein produces the protein MNSLSKRIVSSVTALVLAASGATVFGGTKAENTVTAAGSYNYAEALQKSMFFYEVQQAGVLPEWNEVSWRGDSMVNDVVPGGWFDAGDHLKFVLTNAYSATLLGWGLVEYGDAVKKAGLDELYKNNLKWGLDYIVESDKGDSIVYMIGEGSFDHVWWGSPEVYMNKYILKGGKDPRPAYTCQDSCIEAQMACALAAGYMVFGDENYLKHAKDLFKRADAEKSIGDDKEEHPYYKPSSFYDDLFFAANWLYKATGEKDYLDKATSYVPNLDKEQQSEEMKFTWGHCWDDTTQGGMLLYAQNTGEDEWKTQVKKHLEYWTTGYGGKQISHTPDGLAWLFQWGSLRHATTTAFLASLASDTIFKDDADLSKKYNEFAKSTMDYCFGDNANKMSYVLGMGENNPKAPHHRAASGIHDDHWNELGTTPKAAEANGETWQTEYAHTLYGALVGGPGSDGSYKDQVNSYENSEVAIDYNAGFTAELCALIEDYGGTKLADFPEKETPKWAEWEVAAVVNGTPGTSYTELKTWTMNHTAWPARVAKDVAFRYYFDISEVLEGGLSVDDIKVETKSQQYSQGEPGYAIANGPVQYKDNIYYAEIKFEDGSAIMPTGQSEHRDEVQFRVSIPDAVDGKSTAGCWDTSNDWSYEGVEKATSLKSNDSLNEHICAYVDGVLVWGEEPDGTKPSADPTVMPTNKPAPTKTPDPTKTPDPTKTPDPTKTPDPTKTPDPTKTPDQTKTPDPTKTPDPTKTPDQTPTSTPGGNEPTESAVLGDVDCDGKIDITDLSTLALALVDHKELKGQSKINADVDKDGKVALTDLATIRQFVSKKIDKF
- the nuoE gene encoding NADH-quinone oxidoreductase subunit NuoE, which codes for MTEKNVIPFQGTPEQEAQLKEVIARYHDQPGGLMPALQEAQGIYGYLPVEVQRMIADGMNVSLSEVFGVATFYSQFSLTPKGKHRISVCLGTACYVKGSDKILEAVEAKLGIKSGECTPDGMFSIDSCRCVGACGLAPVMLVDDDVYGKLKPEQVAGIIDSYTE
- a CDS encoding GTP pyrophosphokinase family protein; the encoded protein is MEFDLSVLNKENPYNINIEKFIEQFYGFIQINHLYDSAIHMIETKLEIIDSEFQSNFSRNPIHNISSRLKSPESIANKLIKKGIPITAESILSNLHDIAGVRVICHYIEDIYQIAHYLSMHDDIRIIKQKDYIQNPKPSGYRSLHLIVTVPVYLSTGKKVVPVEIQIRTIAMDFWASLEHQLRYKTKNNVPADLSKELRSLADTINSTDMRMEDIYHKINDLDDEE
- a CDS encoding NADH-dependent [FeFe] hydrogenase, group A6, which translates into the protein MEMIHLKINGIPVEVPAGSTVLEAAKAAGVDIPTLCYLKDINCIGACRICVVEITGARGLVAACTHPASEGMEVFTNTPKVRKSRKTTLELLLSNHKKKCLSCVRANNCELQKLSVAYGADEDRFMPETMDKPVDDSTPYLVRDNNKCIQCMRCVAACRNVQGVSVIGSIRRGFNVHIGSPFDVPLAETSCVGCGQCIVACPVGALTEKSSEQKVWDAIADPSKKVIFFTAPSVRATLGEEFGEPVGTNVEGRMAAAIRRLGPDHVFNMDVTADLTIVEEANELIERIQNGGKLPMFTSCCPGWVKFLEHNYPELLPNLSSCKSPQQMFGAVLKSYYAQKNGIDPKDLFVVSVIPCTAKKFEVTRKEQFRNDTPDVDVALTTRELGRMIREAGIDFNALPDEKFDDPFETASGAGAIFGATGGVMEAALRTAAVKLDGKCEALEFTEVRGTEGIKEASYTVGGVTVKVAVASGLANAREIIEGIKSGERDYQFVEIMACPGGCINGGGQPVQSDSVRNFVDLKTLRSKALYDADSSMELRRSHESPVMDLLYKEFFETPGSHKCHEYLHTTYVPRSKYSFE